The proteins below are encoded in one region of Buttiauxella gaviniae:
- a CDS encoding type II toxin-antitoxin system Phd/YefM family antitoxin yields the protein MQVITFSEARNRLKSVLDEVADNADITVITRRDAEDSVVMSLDYYNSLMETVHLLSSPANAMRLMESMAQAQAGKISRREIIDEDDE from the coding sequence ATGCAAGTTATTACTTTTTCTGAAGCACGCAATCGTCTCAAATCCGTTCTTGATGAAGTTGCGGATAATGCAGATATCACCGTTATCACACGCCGTGATGCAGAAGATTCGGTGGTGATGTCCCTGGATTACTACAATTCTCTAATGGAAACGGTTCATCTGCTTAGTTCCCCAGCTAATGCAATGCGTCTGATGGAATCAATGGCGCAAGCCCAGGCAGGCAAAATCTCAAGGAGAGAGATTATTGATGAAGACGACGAATAG
- the apbC gene encoding iron-sulfur cluster carrier protein ApbC — MNSQSPSSRSPEQLRAMVAGTLANFQHPTLKHNLTALKALHHVAMLDDTLHVELLMPFVWSSGFEALQEQCSSDLLRITGAKAVDWKLSHNIATLKRVKNHPGINGVKNIIAVSSGKGGVGKSSTAVNLALALIAEGAKVGILDADIYGPSIPTMLGAEHERPTSPDGTHMTPIMAHGLATNSIGYLVTDENAMVWRGPMASKALMQMLQETMWPDLDYLVLDMPPGTGDIQLTLAQNIPVTGAVVVTTPQDIALIDARKGIVMFEKVDVPVLGIVENMSMHICSNCGHHEAIFGTGGAQKLADQYHTNLLGQMPLHITLREDLDAGKPTVINRPESEFTAVYRQLAGSVAAQLYWQGEVIPAEISFRAV; from the coding sequence ATGAATTCTCAATCCCCGTCAAGCCGTTCCCCTGAGCAGTTACGTGCTATGGTCGCCGGGACGCTGGCCAATTTTCAGCACCCAACCCTCAAACACAATCTGACCGCGCTTAAAGCGTTGCACCATGTCGCTATGCTTGATGACACGCTGCATGTCGAATTGTTGATGCCGTTCGTCTGGAGCAGTGGTTTTGAAGCGCTGCAAGAGCAGTGCAGCTCGGATTTGCTGCGTATTACCGGCGCTAAAGCGGTGGACTGGAAACTCAGCCATAACATCGCCACGCTTAAACGCGTGAAAAATCACCCTGGCATTAACGGCGTGAAGAATATTATTGCGGTGAGCTCTGGCAAAGGTGGCGTCGGAAAATCGAGCACTGCGGTAAACCTGGCGCTGGCGCTTATCGCTGAAGGGGCGAAAGTCGGGATTCTGGATGCGGATATTTACGGCCCGTCGATCCCCACAATGTTAGGCGCGGAACACGAACGTCCAACCTCTCCAGACGGCACGCACATGACGCCTATTATGGCGCACGGCCTGGCAACCAACTCCATTGGTTATCTGGTCACGGATGAAAATGCCATGGTGTGGCGCGGCCCGATGGCCAGCAAAGCGCTGATGCAAATGCTGCAAGAAACCATGTGGCCGGATCTGGATTACCTGGTGCTGGATATGCCGCCGGGCACCGGTGACATCCAACTGACGCTTGCGCAAAACATTCCGGTAACGGGGGCCGTTGTCGTCACCACGCCGCAGGATATTGCCCTGATTGACGCCCGCAAAGGCATTGTGATGTTCGAGAAAGTTGACGTGCCGGTGCTGGGTATCGTTGAGAACATGAGCATGCATATTTGCAGCAACTGCGGTCATCATGAAGCGATTTTCGGTACCGGAGGTGCGCAGAAACTCGCGGATCAGTACCACACTAACTTGCTGGGGCAGATGCCGCTGCACATCACGTTGCGCGAAGATCTTGATGCCGGTAAACCGACGGTTATCAACCGCCCGGAAAGCGAATTTACGGCAGTCTATCGCCAGTTAGCAGGTAGCGTTGCGGCACAGCTTTACTGGCAGGGCGAAGTGATCCCTGCGGAGATTTCATTCCGCGCAGTGTAA
- a CDS encoding LytS/YhcK type 5TM receptor domain-containing protein, giving the protein MYEFNLVLLLLQQMCVYLVIAWLMSKTRLFIPLMQVTVRLPHKLLCYVTFSIFCIMGTYFGLHIDDSIANTRAIGAVMGGLLGGPMVGGLVGLTGGLHRYSMGGMTALSCMFSTIVEGLLGGLLHRLLIRRGRSDLLFNPLTAGGITLVAEFFQMGIILLIARPFADALHLVKSIAAPMVVTNTVGAALFMRILLDKRAMLEKYTSAFSATALKVAASTEGILRQGFNQENSMKVAQVLHQELDIGAVAITDNEKLLAFTGIGADHHLPGRPISSDYTWQAIERGEVVYADGNEMPYRCSLHPNCKLGSTLVIPLYGENSRVIGTIKLYEAKNRLFSSINRTLGEGIAQLLSAQILAGQYERQKQMLTQSEIKLLHAQVNPHFLFNALNTLVAVIRRDNEQACQLVQYLSTFFRKNLKRPTEIVTLADEIEHVNAYLQIEQARFQSRLCVQLNVPQELAQVRLPAFTLQPIVENAIKHGTSQLLGVGEISVSACQQGEHLHLSIEDNAGLYQENISANGLGMSLVDKRLRARYGDDCGIKVDVEPDRFTRITLRLPLEETPC; this is encoded by the coding sequence ATGTACGAATTTAACCTGGTGTTACTGCTGCTTCAGCAGATGTGTGTCTACCTGGTTATTGCCTGGTTGATGAGTAAAACGCGGCTGTTTATCCCGCTGATGCAGGTCACCGTACGTTTGCCCCACAAACTACTTTGCTACGTCACTTTCTCCATTTTCTGCATTATGGGCACCTATTTTGGGCTGCACATTGATGATTCCATCGCCAACACGCGCGCAATCGGCGCAGTGATGGGCGGACTACTCGGTGGGCCAATGGTCGGCGGCCTGGTAGGGTTAACCGGAGGCTTACATCGCTATTCGATGGGCGGTATGACCGCGTTGAGCTGCATGTTTTCCACCATCGTGGAAGGGTTACTGGGCGGCCTGTTACACCGCTTGCTGATTCGCCGTGGCCGCAGTGATTTGCTGTTTAATCCTCTCACCGCAGGCGGTATTACGCTGGTGGCTGAATTCTTCCAGATGGGCATTATTTTGCTAATTGCCCGCCCGTTTGCCGACGCTCTGCATCTGGTGAAAAGTATTGCCGCGCCGATGGTCGTCACCAACACCGTAGGGGCCGCGTTGTTCATGCGTATTCTGCTGGATAAACGCGCGATGCTTGAAAAATACACCTCGGCTTTCTCAGCCACCGCCTTGAAAGTGGCTGCCTCTACAGAAGGGATTTTGCGCCAGGGTTTTAACCAGGAAAACAGCATGAAAGTGGCGCAGGTGCTGCATCAGGAGCTGGACATCGGCGCGGTCGCGATCACCGATAATGAGAAATTACTGGCTTTTACCGGCATTGGCGCAGACCACCATTTGCCAGGCCGCCCGATCTCCTCTGACTATACCTGGCAGGCCATTGAGCGCGGGGAAGTGGTATATGCCGATGGCAATGAAATGCCGTACCGCTGTTCGCTGCACCCAAATTGCAAATTGGGGTCGACGCTGGTTATCCCGCTATACGGCGAAAATAGCCGCGTGATTGGCACTATCAAACTCTATGAAGCGAAAAACCGACTTTTCAGTTCGATTAACCGCACGCTAGGTGAAGGCATCGCACAACTGTTATCCGCGCAGATTCTGGCGGGTCAGTACGAACGGCAAAAGCAGATGCTGACGCAATCCGAGATCAAACTGCTGCACGCCCAGGTGAATCCCCATTTTCTGTTTAATGCCCTCAATACGCTGGTGGCGGTGATCCGCCGGGATAACGAGCAAGCCTGCCAACTGGTGCAGTATCTTTCGACCTTTTTCCGCAAAAACCTGAAACGCCCGACGGAAATCGTCACGCTGGCTGATGAAATTGAGCATGTGAACGCCTATTTGCAAATTGAACAGGCACGTTTTCAGTCGCGCTTGTGCGTGCAACTGAATGTCCCGCAGGAGTTAGCGCAGGTAAGGCTCCCGGCGTTTACCCTACAGCCGATTGTCGAAAATGCGATTAAACACGGGACTTCGCAGCTACTCGGCGTGGGTGAAATAAGCGTGAGCGCGTGCCAACAAGGTGAGCATCTGCACTTGTCCATCGAAGACAACGCCGGTTTGTATCAGGAAAATATCAGCGCCAACGGATTGGGCATGAGTCTGGTCGATAAACGACTGCGCGCCCGTTACGGTGACGATTGCGGCATTAAAGTGGATGTCGAGCCAGACCGATTTACCCGCATTACCCTACGTTTACCTCTGGAGGAAACCCCATGTTAA
- the metG gene encoding methionine--tRNA ligase, producing MAHVAKKILVTCALPYANGSIHLGHMLEHIQADVWVRYQRMRGNTVNFICADDAHGTPIMLKAQQLGITPEQMIGEMSQEHQTDFAGFNISYDNYHSTHSDENRELSELIYGRLKENGFIKNRTISQLYDPEKGMFLPDRFVKGTCPKCKSPDQYGDNCEVCGATYSPTELIDPKSVVSGATPEMRDSEHFFFDLPSFSEMLQAWTRSGALQEQVANKMQEWFEHGLQQWDISRDAPYFGFEIPNAPGKYFYVWLDAPIGYMGSFKNLCDKRGDTESFDEYWKKDSTAELYHFIGKDIVYFHSLFWPAMLEGSNFRKPTNLFVHGYVTVNGAKMSKSRGTFIKASTWLNHFDADSLRYYYTAKLSSRIDDIDLNLEDFVQRVNSDIVNKVVNLASRNAGFIAKRFDGQLSAEIADPALYKTFTDAAQSIGEAWESREFGRAVREIMALADVANRYVDEQAPWVVAKQEGRDADLQSICTMGINMFRVLMTWLKPVLPTLAERAEAFLNSEMTWDAIQQPLLNHKVNNFKALYNRIEMKQVEALVEASKEEVKAASAPVTGPLADDPIAETISFDDFAKVDLRVALIEKAEFVEGSDKLLRLTLDLGGEKRNVFSGIRSAYPEPSALEGRLTVMVANLAPRKMRFGISEGMVMAAGPGGKDIFLLSPDSGAQAGMAVK from the coding sequence ATGGCTCATGTCGCGAAAAAAATATTGGTAACGTGCGCACTTCCGTACGCTAACGGTTCAATCCACCTCGGTCACATGCTGGAGCACATTCAGGCTGATGTCTGGGTCCGTTACCAACGAATGCGCGGCAACACGGTAAACTTCATCTGCGCAGACGATGCTCACGGCACCCCTATCATGCTGAAAGCACAGCAATTAGGGATCACTCCAGAGCAGATGATTGGCGAAATGAGCCAGGAGCATCAGACTGATTTTGCTGGCTTTAACATCAGCTATGACAACTATCATTCCACGCACAGTGATGAAAACCGCGAGCTGTCAGAGCTGATTTATGGTCGCCTGAAAGAGAACGGTTTTATTAAAAACCGTACCATTTCTCAGCTCTACGATCCGGAAAAAGGCATGTTCCTGCCGGACCGTTTCGTAAAAGGCACCTGCCCGAAATGTAAATCTCCGGATCAATACGGCGATAACTGCGAGGTTTGCGGCGCAACTTACAGCCCAACCGAGCTTATCGATCCAAAATCCGTAGTGTCCGGCGCGACGCCTGAAATGCGTGATTCCGAACACTTCTTCTTTGATTTGCCGTCGTTTAGCGAAATGTTGCAGGCATGGACCCGTTCTGGTGCGCTGCAAGAACAAGTGGCGAACAAAATGCAGGAGTGGTTTGAGCACGGTCTGCAACAGTGGGATATTTCCCGCGATGCACCGTACTTCGGCTTTGAGATCCCGAATGCTCCGGGTAAATATTTCTACGTCTGGCTGGATGCGCCAATCGGTTATATGGGTTCGTTCAAAAACCTGTGCGACAAACGCGGTGATACCGAAAGCTTTGACGAATACTGGAAGAAAGACTCTACCGCTGAGCTGTATCACTTCATCGGCAAAGATATCGTTTACTTCCACAGCCTGTTCTGGCCAGCAATGCTCGAAGGCAGCAACTTCCGCAAGCCAACTAACCTGTTCGTTCACGGCTACGTGACGGTAAACGGCGCGAAGATGTCCAAGTCACGCGGCACCTTCATTAAGGCCAGCACCTGGCTGAACCACTTTGACGCTGACAGCCTGCGCTATTACTACACCGCAAAACTGTCTTCGCGCATCGACGATATCGACCTGAATCTGGAAGATTTCGTGCAGCGTGTGAACAGCGACATCGTCAACAAAGTCGTCAACCTGGCATCGCGTAACGCAGGCTTTATTGCCAAGCGCTTTGATGGCCAATTGTCTGCTGAAATTGCTGACCCGGCGTTGTACAAAACCTTTACTGACGCTGCACAAAGTATTGGTGAAGCATGGGAAAGCCGTGAGTTTGGCCGCGCCGTGCGCGAAATCATGGCGCTGGCCGATGTGGCAAACCGCTATGTTGACGAACAGGCTCCGTGGGTTGTTGCGAAACAGGAAGGCCGTGATGCCGATCTGCAAAGCATCTGCACCATGGGTATCAACATGTTCCGCGTGCTGATGACCTGGCTGAAACCCGTCCTGCCAACCCTGGCTGAACGTGCTGAAGCGTTCCTGAACAGCGAAATGACCTGGGATGCTATTCAGCAGCCGCTGCTGAACCATAAAGTGAATAATTTCAAAGCACTGTATAACCGCATTGAAATGAAACAGGTTGAAGCCTTGGTTGAAGCGTCAAAAGAAGAAGTGAAAGCAGCAAGCGCGCCGGTAACGGGCCCTCTGGCTGACGATCCGATCGCGGAAACCATCTCCTTTGATGATTTTGCGAAAGTGGATCTGCGCGTTGCGCTGATTGAAAAAGCAGAGTTTGTTGAAGGTTCTGACAAACTGCTGCGCCTGACACTGGATCTGGGCGGTGAGAAACGCAATGTGTTCTCTGGCATTCGCTCAGCGTACCCTGAACCGTCCGCGCTGGAAGGCCGCCTGACGGTGATGGTCGCAAACCTGGCACCGCGTAAAATGCGCTTTGGCATCTCCGAAGGGATGGTGATGGCAGCGGGTCCTGGCGGGAAAGATATCTTCCTGCTAAGCCCGGACAGCGGCGCACAGGCAGGTATGGCCGTTAAGTAA
- a CDS encoding Txe/YoeB family addiction module toxin produces MKTTNRMLAWTDHAWDDYLWWQTQDKKTLKRINKLIEDAKREPFTGLGKPEPLRENLSGLWSRRINNSDRLVYSVSDELLIIIQCRLHY; encoded by the coding sequence ATGAAGACGACGAATAGAATGCTGGCATGGACGGACCATGCCTGGGACGATTACCTGTGGTGGCAAACGCAGGACAAAAAAACGCTAAAGCGAATCAATAAGCTAATTGAAGATGCCAAACGCGAGCCTTTTACCGGTCTGGGGAAACCTGAACCATTGCGTGAAAATCTCAGTGGATTATGGTCAAGGCGCATTAATAATTCTGACCGTCTGGTGTATAGCGTCAGCGATGAACTCCTCATCATCATTCAATGCCGTCTTCATTACTAA
- the btsR gene encoding two-component system response regulator BtsR gives MLKVLIVDDEPLARENLRIMLQNEPDISIVGECGNAVEAIGAVHRLHPDVVFLDIQMPRISGLEMASMLDPEQRPYIVFLTAFDEYAVQAFEEHAFDYLLKPIDSKRLEKTLHRLRHERADQDITLLAPNQEDLKFIPCTGQSRIYLLQMDDVMFASSRMSGVYVTNVQGAEGFTELTLRTLESRTSLVRCHRQYLVNMAHLKEIRFEEGGQAELMLRDGQSVPVSRRYLKSLKEALGLKAV, from the coding sequence ATGTTAAAAGTGCTGATTGTCGATGACGAGCCGCTGGCGCGTGAAAATCTGCGAATAATGCTACAAAACGAGCCTGATATTTCAATCGTGGGGGAGTGTGGGAATGCGGTGGAAGCGATTGGCGCGGTGCATCGTTTGCACCCGGACGTGGTGTTTTTAGATATCCAGATGCCGCGCATCAGCGGGCTAGAAATGGCCAGCATGCTCGATCCTGAACAGCGGCCTTACATTGTGTTTCTCACCGCGTTTGATGAATACGCGGTGCAGGCCTTTGAAGAACACGCTTTTGACTACTTGCTCAAACCGATTGATAGCAAACGATTAGAGAAAACCCTGCACCGCTTGCGCCATGAACGTGCCGATCAGGACATCACGCTGCTCGCACCCAATCAGGAAGATCTCAAATTCATTCCCTGCACCGGCCAAAGCCGTATTTACCTGCTGCAAATGGACGATGTGATGTTCGCCAGCAGCCGCATGAGCGGCGTGTATGTCACCAACGTGCAGGGTGCCGAAGGTTTTACCGAGCTAACCTTACGCACGCTGGAAAGCCGCACATCCTTAGTGCGCTGCCATCGGCAATACCTGGTGAATATGGCGCATCTCAAAGAAATCCGCTTTGAAGAGGGTGGGCAGGCCGAGTTGATGCTGCGCGACGGGCAATCTGTACCGGTAAGCCGCCGTTATCTGAAGAGCCTGAAAGAGGCTTTGGGGCTTAAAGCGGTGTAG
- the mukB gene encoding chromosome partition protein MukB: MIERGKFRSLTLINWNGFFARTFDLDELVTTLSGGNGAGKSTTMAAFVTALIPDLTLLHFRNTTEAGATSGSRDKGLHGKLKAGVCYSLLDVVNSRNQRVVVGVRLQQIAGRDRKVDIKPFAIQGLPSSIQPTQLLTETLNERQARVLTLQELKDKVEAIEGVQFKQFNSITDYHSLMFDLGIVARRLRSASDRSKYYRLIEASLYGGISSAITRSLRDYLLPENGGVRKAFQDMEAALRENRMTLEAIRVTQSDRDLFKHLISEATNYVAADYMRHANERRIHLDKALEFRRELLTSRKQLAAEQYKHVEMARELAEHSGAEGDLETDYQAASDHLNLVQTAIRQQEKIERYEADLDELQMRLEEQNEIVAEAAEQQEENEARAEAAELEVDELKSQLADYQQALDVQQTRAIQYQQALQALERARTLCHIPDLTAQSAEEWLETFQAKEQETTEKLLTLEQKMSVAQTAHSQFEHAYQLVTAISGPVSRSEAWEVARELLRDSNNQRHLMEQVQPLRSRLNELEQRLREQQEAERMLAEFCKRQGKHFDPEDLEVLHDELSERIETLQQRVSDASDQRANLRQEQEQIQARIKRLQQRAPVWLAAQTSLTQLCEQSHEQFESSQHVTEYMQQLLEREREVTVERDEVGARKRAIDEEIERLSQPGGAEDPRLNALAERFGGVLLSEIYDDISLDDAPYFSALYGPSRHAIVVPDLSLVREQLDNLEDCPEDLYLIEGDPSSFDDSVFNVEELNAAVLVKTAERQWRYSRLPTLPIFGRAARENRLENLHAERETLAERFATLSFDVQKSQRLHQAFSRFIGQHLGVAFDDDPEAEIRQLNTRRGEVERAINSHENDNQQQRQQYDQAKEGVDQLNRLLPRINLLNDETLADRCDEIRERLDEAQEAARFLQQFGNPLAKLEAVASVLQSDPEQFEQLKEDYQYAQQVQRDARQQAFALTEVVQRRAHFSYSDSAAMLDGNSDLNEKLRNRLEHAEAERTRSREALRQHAQQLSQFSQLMASLKSSFDTKKELLNDLHKELQDIGVRADLGAEERARARRDELHTALSNNRSRRNQLEKALTYCEAEMSNLTRKLKQLERSYFEMREHVVTAKAGWCAVMRMVKDNGVERRLHRRELAYVTGDELRSISDKALGALRLAVADNEHLRDVLRMSEDPKRPERKIQFFVAVYQHLRERIRQDIIRTDDPVEAIEQMEIELSRLTEELTSREQKLAISSRSVANIIRKTIQREQNRIRMLNQGLQSVSFGQVNSVRLNVNVRETHAMLLDVLSEQHEQHQDLFNSNRLSFSEALAKLYQRLNPQIDMGQRTPQTIGEELLDYRNYLEMEVEVNRGSDGWLRAESGALSTGEAIGTGMSILVMVVQSWEEESRRLRGKDISPCRLLFLDEAARLDAKSIATLFELCERLEMQLIIAAPENISPEKGTTYKLVRKVVQNHEHVHVVGLRGFAPTLPEPVAGTVDVE, from the coding sequence ATGATTGAACGCGGAAAGTTTCGCTCACTAACGCTGATTAACTGGAATGGTTTCTTCGCGCGTACTTTTGATTTAGATGAACTGGTTACCACGCTTTCAGGCGGTAACGGTGCAGGTAAATCCACCACCATGGCGGCGTTCGTTACGGCGCTGATCCCTGATTTAACGCTGCTGCACTTCCGTAACACCACCGAAGCGGGGGCCACATCGGGTTCACGTGACAAAGGTCTGCACGGTAAGTTAAAAGCGGGCGTCTGTTACTCATTACTGGATGTGGTCAATTCACGTAACCAGCGCGTTGTTGTGGGTGTGCGTCTGCAACAGATCGCGGGCCGTGACCGTAAAGTCGACATCAAACCGTTTGCGATTCAAGGTTTACCGTCTTCCATTCAGCCTACTCAGTTGCTGACGGAAACGTTAAACGAGCGCCAGGCGCGTGTGCTGACGCTGCAAGAACTGAAAGACAAAGTGGAAGCCATCGAAGGCGTTCAGTTTAAACAGTTCAACTCAATTACCGATTACCACTCGCTGATGTTCGATTTGGGCATCGTGGCGCGCCGTCTGCGCAGTGCGTCAGATCGTAGCAAGTACTATCGTCTTATCGAAGCCTCGCTGTACGGCGGGATTTCCAGCGCCATCACCCGCTCACTGCGCGACTACCTGTTGCCAGAAAACGGCGGCGTGCGTAAAGCCTTCCAGGATATGGAAGCCGCATTGCGCGAAAACCGTATGACGCTAGAAGCGATTCGCGTCACTCAGTCCGATCGTGACCTGTTTAAGCATTTGATTTCTGAAGCGACCAACTATGTGGCTGCGGATTACATGCGTCACGCCAACGAACGTCGTATCCATCTGGATAAAGCGCTCGAATTCCGCCGTGAATTATTGACCAGCCGTAAGCAACTGGCTGCGGAGCAATATAAACATGTCGAAATGGCGCGTGAGCTTGCGGAACATAGCGGAGCAGAAGGGGATCTGGAAACGGATTACCAGGCGGCCAGCGATCACCTGAACCTGGTGCAAACCGCGATTCGCCAGCAGGAAAAAATCGAGCGCTATGAAGCCGACCTCGACGAACTGCAAATGCGCCTCGAAGAACAGAATGAAATTGTTGCCGAAGCCGCTGAACAGCAGGAAGAGAACGAAGCTCGCGCCGAAGCTGCTGAACTGGAAGTGGACGAACTCAAGAGCCAGCTTGCCGACTACCAGCAAGCGCTGGACGTTCAGCAAACCCGTGCGATTCAGTATCAGCAGGCGTTGCAGGCGCTTGAACGCGCGCGCACGCTTTGCCATATCCCGGATTTAACCGCGCAAAGTGCGGAAGAGTGGCTGGAAACCTTCCAGGCTAAAGAGCAGGAAACCACTGAAAAACTGCTGACGCTCGAACAGAAAATGAGCGTAGCGCAAACGGCGCACAGCCAGTTTGAGCATGCTTATCAGCTAGTTACCGCCATCAGCGGGCCGGTTAGCCGCAGTGAGGCGTGGGAGGTTGCACGCGAATTATTGCGCGACAGCAACAACCAGCGCCACCTGATGGAGCAAGTTCAGCCCCTCCGATCGCGTCTTAACGAACTTGAGCAACGTCTACGCGAGCAGCAAGAAGCGGAGCGAATGCTCGCTGAGTTCTGCAAACGCCAGGGCAAACACTTTGATCCTGAAGATCTTGAAGTGCTGCATGACGAACTGTCTGAACGCATCGAAACCTTACAGCAGCGCGTTTCTGATGCCAGCGACCAGCGTGCAAACCTGCGTCAGGAGCAAGAGCAGATCCAGGCGCGTATTAAACGCCTCCAGCAGCGCGCGCCTGTCTGGTTAGCCGCACAAACGAGCCTTACGCAACTGTGCGAGCAGAGCCACGAGCAGTTTGAAAGCAGCCAGCATGTTACCGAATACATGCAGCAACTGCTCGAGCGTGAGCGTGAAGTTACGGTGGAACGCGATGAAGTCGGGGCGCGTAAACGAGCTATTGACGAAGAAATCGAACGTCTGAGCCAACCTGGCGGTGCGGAAGATCCACGTTTAAATGCGCTGGCTGAACGCTTTGGCGGCGTGCTGTTGTCAGAAATTTATGACGATATTAGCCTTGATGATGCCCCGTACTTCTCGGCGTTGTATGGACCATCACGTCACGCCATTGTGGTGCCAGATTTATCGCTGGTTCGCGAACAGTTAGACAACCTCGAGGATTGCCCGGAAGACCTGTATCTGATTGAAGGGGACCCCTCTTCCTTCGATGACAGCGTGTTTAACGTTGAAGAGCTAAATGCCGCAGTTCTGGTGAAAACCGCCGAACGCCAGTGGCGTTATTCGCGCTTGCCGACGTTGCCAATCTTTGGCCGCGCCGCGCGTGAAAACCGCCTTGAAAACCTGCATGCCGAACGTGAAACCCTGGCTGAACGTTTTGCGACGCTCTCATTTGATGTTCAGAAATCGCAGCGTTTACATCAGGCATTTAGCCGTTTCATCGGCCAGCATCTGGGCGTGGCCTTTGATGACGATCCGGAAGCGGAAATTCGCCAGCTCAACACCCGCCGTGGCGAAGTTGAACGCGCGATTAATAGCCATGAAAACGACAACCAGCAGCAACGTCAGCAGTATGACCAGGCGAAAGAAGGTGTCGATCAACTGAACCGCCTGTTGCCGCGCATCAACTTGCTTAACGATGAAACGCTGGCCGATCGCTGCGATGAAATCCGTGAACGCCTCGATGAAGCGCAAGAAGCTGCTCGTTTCCTGCAGCAGTTTGGCAATCCACTTGCGAAACTCGAAGCCGTGGCGTCGGTGCTGCAAAGCGATCCTGAGCAATTTGAGCAGTTAAAAGAAGATTACCAATACGCACAGCAAGTGCAGCGCGATGCGCGTCAGCAGGCATTTGCCTTGACCGAAGTCGTGCAGCGTCGGGCGCATTTTAGCTACTCCGACTCCGCTGCAATGCTCGACGGCAACAGCGATTTAAATGAGAAATTGCGCAACCGTCTGGAACATGCCGAAGCGGAGCGCACACGTTCTCGCGAAGCATTACGCCAGCACGCGCAGCAGCTCAGCCAGTTCAGCCAGCTAATGGCCTCGCTGAAAAGCTCTTTTGATACCAAAAAAGAGCTGTTAAACGACCTGCACAAAGAGCTGCAAGATATTGGCGTACGTGCCGATCTCGGGGCTGAAGAGCGTGCCCGTGCGCGCCGTGACGAACTTCATACCGCCTTGAGCAACAACCGTTCACGTCGTAACCAGCTCGAAAAAGCGCTGACTTACTGTGAAGCGGAAATGAGCAACCTGACCCGTAAACTGAAACAGCTAGAGCGCAGCTATTTCGAAATGCGCGAGCACGTTGTGACGGCGAAAGCAGGCTGGTGCGCCGTGATGCGTATGGTGAAAGACAATGGTGTTGAGCGCCGTCTCCATCGTCGCGAACTGGCGTATGTCACCGGCGATGAGCTGCGTTCTATCTCGGATAAGGCGTTGGGGGCATTGCGTCTGGCGGTTGCGGATAACGAACACCTGCGCGACGTGCTGCGCATGTCAGAAGATCCAAAACGCCCTGAACGTAAAATCCAGTTCTTCGTTGCGGTTTACCAGCACCTTCGCGAACGTATCCGCCAGGATATTATCCGCACCGACGACCCGGTAGAAGCCATCGAACAGATGGAAATCGAACTGAGCCGTCTGACGGAAGAGCTGACTTCGCGTGAGCAAAAACTGGCGATCAGCTCGCGTAGCGTGGCGAATATTATTCGCAAGACGATCCAGCGCGAGCAGAACCGTATCCGTATGCTCAACCAGGGCTTGCAAAGCGTCTCCTTCGGCCAGGTGAATAGCGTCCGCTTAAACGTGAACGTGCGTGAAACTCACGCCATGCTGCTGGATGTGCTTTCCGAACAGCACGAGCAGCATCAGGATCTGTTTAACAGCAACCGCCTGAGCTTCTCAGAAGCACTGGCGAAGCTGTATCAACGCCTGAATCCACAAATCGATATGGGGCAGCGTACACCGCAAACCATTGGTGAAGAGCTGCTGGATTACCGTAACTACCTGGAAATGGAAGTTGAAGTTAACCGTGGTTCAGACGGCTGGCTGCGTGCGGAAAGTGGTGCGTTGTCCACCGGTGAGGCTATCGGTACCGGGATGTCGATTCTGGTCATGGTTGTGCAAAGCTGGGAAGAGGAGTCACGCCGTCTGCGCGGGAAAGACATTTCGCCTTGCCGTTTGCTGTTCCTTGACGAAGCCGCGCGACTGGATGCCAAGTCGATTGCCACACTCTTTGAGCTGTGCGAACGCCTTGAAATGCAATTGATCATTGCTGCACCAGAGAACATCAGCCCAGAAAAAGGCACCACCTATAAGCTGGTTCGTAAAGTGGTTCAGAACCACGAACACGTACACGTTGTAGGACTCAGAGGCTTCGCGCCAACGCTCCCCGAGCCGGTTGCGGGCACGGTAGATGTAGAGTAA